Proteins found in one Amycolatopsis aidingensis genomic segment:
- a CDS encoding acyl-CoA synthetase, whose translation MDGLFRGAGEMARSLWVMFRAGLAPFPRLDEGLRSLVAVRKFGPFVGAVRHAARRDGAAVALADELGELTFQQLEQRSNALARAWRGRGITEGTVLAALCRDHRGLVVVMLAAGKLGARLVLLNTGFARPQLADVVAREQVSALVYDQEFTELLEAVDAGVERYLAWVDEEPATGAAVATLDELIAAADDTALPAPRRPGGFVLLTSGTTGTPKGAPRERTSALSSAQFLDRIPLRAGESTCLAAPVFHGTGLSQFVLAFGLGCKVVLSRRFDPEHTLRLVAEHGCSTLVVVPTMLQRIIDLGPEVIARHDTSRLRIVFAAGSAVSPDLCRRTAEAFGDVLYNLYGSTEVAVATVATPRELRKAPGTAGRPPVSCRVRLYDENGARITEPEVVGRVFVGSGLSFSGYTDGRSKEMIDGLLSTGDVGHFDTDGLLFIDGRDDDMIVSGGENVFPLEVENLLAERTDVLEAAVLGVPDEEFGQRLKAFLVAAPGATVDPEEVKEYVKANLARYKAPREVVLVDQLPRNATGKLLRRELLDGTATG comes from the coding sequence ATGGATGGATTGTTTCGCGGCGCAGGGGAAATGGCGCGCAGTCTGTGGGTGATGTTCCGCGCGGGATTGGCACCGTTTCCGCGCCTCGACGAGGGGCTGCGTTCGCTCGTCGCGGTCCGGAAGTTCGGCCCCTTCGTCGGCGCCGTCCGGCATGCCGCCCGCCGCGACGGTGCCGCCGTCGCACTGGCGGACGAGCTGGGGGAGCTGACCTTCCAGCAACTCGAGCAGCGGTCGAACGCGCTGGCGAGGGCGTGGCGGGGGCGCGGGATCACCGAGGGCACTGTGCTCGCGGCACTGTGCCGGGACCACCGGGGCCTGGTGGTCGTGATGCTCGCCGCCGGCAAGCTGGGAGCCCGGCTGGTCCTGCTGAACACCGGCTTCGCCAGGCCGCAACTGGCGGATGTGGTGGCCCGCGAGCAGGTGTCGGCCCTGGTGTACGACCAGGAGTTCACCGAGCTGCTGGAAGCCGTGGACGCCGGCGTGGAACGGTACCTGGCCTGGGTGGACGAGGAACCCGCGACGGGTGCCGCGGTGGCCACCCTGGACGAGCTGATCGCGGCCGCGGACGACACGGCGCTGCCGGCTCCGCGCCGCCCCGGCGGGTTCGTGCTGCTGACCAGCGGCACCACCGGGACCCCGAAGGGTGCGCCACGCGAGCGGACCTCGGCCCTGTCCAGCGCGCAGTTCCTCGACCGGATCCCGCTGCGGGCGGGGGAGAGCACCTGCCTTGCCGCACCGGTGTTCCACGGCACCGGATTGTCGCAGTTCGTGCTGGCCTTCGGTCTCGGTTGCAAGGTGGTGCTGAGCAGGCGGTTCGACCCGGAGCACACCCTGCGGCTGGTGGCCGAGCACGGCTGCAGCACCCTGGTCGTCGTGCCGACCATGCTGCAGCGGATCATCGACCTCGGGCCGGAGGTGATCGCGCGCCACGACACCTCACGGCTGCGCATCGTGTTCGCGGCCGGCTCGGCGGTCTCGCCCGACCTGTGCCGGCGGACCGCGGAGGCCTTTGGTGACGTGCTCTACAACCTGTACGGCTCCACCGAGGTGGCGGTCGCCACCGTGGCCACGCCGCGGGAGCTGCGGAAAGCCCCTGGCACGGCCGGGCGGCCGCCGGTGTCCTGCCGGGTCCGGCTCTACGACGAGAACGGGGCGCGGATCACCGAGCCGGAGGTCGTCGGCAGGGTGTTCGTGGGCAGCGGGCTGAGTTTCTCCGGCTATACCGACGGCCGGTCGAAGGAGATGATCGACGGGCTGCTCTCCACAGGGGACGTCGGCCATTTCGACACCGACGGGCTGCTGTTCATCGACGGCAGGGACGACGACATGATCGTCTCCGGTGGGGAGAACGTCTTCCCGCTGGAGGTGGAGAACCTGCTCGCCGAGCGCACGGATGTCCTCGAGGCGGCCGTGCTCGGCGTCCCGGACGAGGAGTTCGGCCAGCGGCTGAAGGCGTTCCTGGTCGCCGCGCCCGGTGCCACCGTCGAT
- a CDS encoding bifunctional nuclease family protein has protein sequence MSESVVSFVVPVYLHGVVTVPGRQSPVMLLREIGGERRWLAVPITESDAETVESARKRIQHPRPSTVELLGSLLAGFGHQVDRVQVTDLREDIFQAQLVLDTGARIPAHPGDAVAVGLRTGAPVEVADTVLDVAAVRLNLAEDTGRDPAGAEEEDEERQIAEFRALLEHAVPADFDDLPGR, from the coding sequence ATGAGTGAGAGCGTGGTGAGTTTCGTGGTCCCGGTATACCTGCACGGGGTGGTGACGGTACCCGGGCGGCAGTCGCCAGTCATGTTGCTGCGCGAAATAGGCGGCGAGCGACGCTGGCTGGCCGTCCCCATTACCGAATCCGATGCCGAGACCGTGGAGTCGGCCAGGAAACGTATCCAGCACCCCCGCCCCAGCACCGTCGAGCTCCTCGGCAGCCTGCTGGCCGGGTTCGGGCACCAGGTCGACCGGGTCCAGGTCACCGACCTGCGCGAGGACATATTCCAGGCCCAGCTGGTGCTGGACACCGGAGCCAGGATTCCCGCGCACCCCGGCGACGCGGTCGCCGTCGGCCTGCGTACCGGGGCTCCCGTCGAGGTCGCCGACACGGTACTCGACGTTGCCGCGGTGCGGCTGAACCTCGCGGAGGACACCGGCCGCGACCCCGCCGGTGCCGAGGAGGAGGACGAGGAACGCCAGATCGCCGAGTTCCGTGCCCTGCTGGAGC